A genomic stretch from Gemmatimonadota bacterium includes:
- a CDS encoding ATP-binding protein, whose translation MGETRQDGAESGVTLELKIPSNPDLTAEVDRRIEDLTARVGFDQGTRGDIMIAVNEAVKNAILHGNGCDESKQVVISCKCNSELFRIHICDCGGGFDPESLPDPRNPDNLLKENGRGILMIKSLMDEVEFDITEHGTSVTLIKYGH comes from the coding sequence ATGGGCGAGACTCGACAGGACGGGGCGGAAAGCGGCGTGACGCTGGAACTGAAGATCCCTAGCAATCCCGATCTGACCGCGGAGGTGGACCGCCGTATAGAGGACCTGACTGCAAGGGTCGGCTTCGACCAGGGAACGCGCGGCGACATCATGATCGCCGTGAACGAAGCGGTCAAGAACGCGATACTTCATGGAAACGGGTGCGACGAATCCAAGCAGGTCGTCATATCCTGTAAATGCAATTCGGAACTGTTCCGTATCCACATCTGCGACTGCGGCGGAGGATTCGATCCCGAATCCCTGCCGGACCCACGAAACCCGGACAACCTGCTCAAGGAGAATGGCCGGGGCATCTTGATGATCAAGTCCCTCATGGACGAAGTCGAGTTCGATATCACAGAGCACGGCACCAGCGTGACCCTGATCAAGTACGGCCACTGA
- a CDS encoding aminotransferase class I/II-fold pyridoxal phosphate-dependent enzyme: MQIVELRSDTMTRPTPAMRRAMANAEVGDDCFGEDPSVNRLEEAMAALLGKEAGLFVTSGTQGNQLAVRSQTHHGNDVIAEKFCHMFNAEAGALGALSGVQVRLLTGERGVFTPAQMEEVIQRGDNVHYGRTALVAVENTHNKSGGYPWPVEALSRVGECGRSNNLRVHMDGARLFNACAATGLTAQTYTQHVDTVSVCLSKGLGAPVGSVLAGDQATIDAARYYRKMLGGGMRQAGVLAAAGLYAMEHNISRLSEDHGHATRLAEALADLENVEIDLDEIHSNMIFFSLRNGLDPFEAVDRLSEEGVRMLAMKPGIIRAVTHLDVSGEHIDRAIEVCRKVLTHDS, translated from the coding sequence ATGCAAATCGTCGAACTTCGCAGCGACACCATGACCCGTCCGACGCCGGCCATGCGCCGCGCCATGGCGAATGCCGAGGTCGGCGACGACTGTTTCGGCGAAGACCCATCGGTCAACCGGCTGGAAGAAGCCATGGCCGCCCTGCTCGGCAAGGAAGCCGGCCTCTTTGTCACGAGCGGCACGCAGGGCAACCAGCTTGCCGTCCGGTCGCAGACCCATCACGGCAATGACGTCATCGCGGAAAAGTTCTGCCACATGTTCAACGCGGAAGCCGGCGCACTCGGCGCACTGTCGGGCGTGCAGGTCCGTCTGTTGACGGGGGAACGAGGCGTTTTCACGCCGGCGCAGATGGAGGAAGTGATCCAGCGGGGCGACAACGTGCACTATGGCAGGACGGCGCTGGTCGCCGTGGAGAACACCCACAACAAGTCCGGCGGATATCCGTGGCCCGTGGAAGCGCTGTCCCGGGTCGGCGAGTGCGGACGTTCAAACAACCTGCGCGTCCACATGGACGGCGCCAGGCTGTTCAACGCCTGCGCGGCGACGGGCCTGACCGCACAGACCTACACGCAGCACGTCGATACAGTATCCGTGTGCCTGTCCAAGGGCCTGGGCGCACCGGTCGGCAGCGTGCTGGCGGGTGACCAGGCCACGATTGACGCGGCGCGCTACTACCGGAAGATGCTCGGCGGCGGGATGCGCCAGGCGGGCGTCCTGGCAGCGGCCGGCCTCTACGCCATGGAGCACAACATCTCCCGGTTGTCCGAGGACCACGGCCATGCCACCCGGCTGGCGGAGGCGCTCGCCGACCTGGAGAACGTCGAGATCGACCTGGACGAGATCCACAGCAACATGATCTTCTTCAGCCTGCGGAACGGCCTCGACCCCTTCGAAGCCGTCGATCGCCTGTCTGAGGAGGGCGTGCGGATGCTCGCCATGAAACCCGGTATCATCCGTGCTGTTACGCACCTGGACGTAAGCGGCGAACATATCGACCGGGCCATCGAAGTCTGCAGGAAGGTGCTGACCCACGATTCCTGA